Proteins encoded in a region of the Methanobrevibacter ruminantium genome:
- a CDS encoding zinc ribbon domain-containing protein — translation MNYCFNCGAKLIEKDQKFCIKCGTKLVE, via the coding sequence ATGAACTACTGTTTCAACTGCGGTGCCAAACTAATAGAAAAAGATCAAAAGTTCTGCATAAAGTGCGGGACCAAATTAGTTGAGC